In a genomic window of Infirmifilum sp. NZ:
- a CDS encoding V-type ATP synthase subunit F has protein sequence MFKTGMKLRIGAVVLSDLEKAMLKSGVDKVYVVSGAQEALKVIDEVVRKMDVDLLLVDDVIANQIGKSKLSEIKYRNPFPAIVELETNRVPKPVNS, from the coding sequence GTGTTTAAGACTGGTATGAAGTTAAGGATCGGTGCGGTAGTGCTAAGCGATTTAGAGAAGGCTATGCTCAAGAGTGGCGTGGACAAGGTGTACGTAGTCTCAGGGGCTCAGGAAGCCCTCAAGGTGATAGACGAGGTTGTTAGGAAAATGGACGTGGACCTTTTGCTAGTCGATGACGTCATTGCCAATCAGATAGGAAAGAGCAAGCTCTCCGAAATAAAATACCGGAATCCTTTCCCAGCGATCGTCGAGCTTGAGACAAACCGGGTTCCGAAGCCCGTGAACTCTTAG